One genomic window of Mycolicibacterium neoaurum includes the following:
- a CDS encoding sn-glycerol-3-phosphate ABC transporter ATP-binding protein UgpC: MASVTFTGVGKSYGSATVVSDLDLELADGSMTVLVGPSGCGKTTSLRMLAGLEQVSSGTIHIGDRDVTHLEPKDRDIAMVFQNYALYPHLTVRENIAFPLRAKKIGRDEALRRADEVAESLGLGKLVERKPKDLSGGQQQRVAIGRAIIREPAVFLFDEPLSNLDAKLRVETRTELLRLQRKLGITSLYVTHDQEEAMTLSDRIVVMREGRIAQAGPPAEVYRRPADTFVATFVGSPKMNLIDGAVTGGQLRTDAGVRIDVGGPDAAAVTIGVRADDLLLTPDAQASVVVELVELLGPRAIVTLRAADQQLTSVVDAPALSDIPVGTPVALSARDVHRFDVQTGVRLADSA; this comes from the coding sequence ATGGCATCGGTGACGTTCACGGGAGTCGGCAAATCCTACGGATCGGCCACAGTCGTCTCGGATCTCGATCTGGAGCTGGCCGACGGCAGCATGACAGTCCTGGTCGGCCCCTCGGGGTGCGGTAAGACCACCTCGCTGCGCATGCTCGCCGGTCTGGAACAGGTCAGCAGCGGCACCATCCACATCGGCGACCGGGACGTCACCCACCTGGAGCCCAAGGATCGCGATATCGCGATGGTGTTCCAGAACTATGCGCTCTACCCGCATCTGACTGTGCGGGAGAACATCGCTTTCCCGTTGCGTGCCAAGAAGATCGGGCGTGACGAGGCACTGCGTCGGGCCGACGAGGTCGCCGAATCACTCGGTCTGGGAAAGCTGGTCGAACGCAAGCCAAAGGATTTGTCCGGCGGCCAGCAGCAGCGTGTCGCGATCGGCCGGGCCATCATCCGCGAGCCCGCGGTGTTCCTGTTCGACGAGCCCCTGAGCAATCTCGATGCCAAGTTGCGGGTGGAGACCCGCACCGAATTGCTGCGCCTGCAACGCAAATTGGGCATCACCTCGCTGTATGTGACCCATGACCAGGAAGAGGCGATGACCCTCTCGGACCGCATCGTGGTGATGCGCGAAGGTCGCATCGCCCAGGCCGGGCCGCCCGCGGAGGTTTACCGGCGACCGGCGGACACCTTCGTGGCGACTTTCGTCGGCAGCCCGAAGATGAACCTGATCGATGGCGCGGTAACCGGTGGGCAACTGCGCACGGATGCCGGCGTGCGGATCGATGTCGGTGGACCGGATGCCGCCGCGGTCACCATCGGGGTACGAGCCGACGATCTGCTCCTGACCCCGGACGCACAGGCCTCGGTGGTGGTCGAACTCGTCGAACTGCTCGGTCCGCGCGCCATCGTCACGCTGCGTGCAGCCGATCAGCAGCTGACCAGCGTGGTCGACGCGCCGGCTCTGAGCGATATTCCCGTCGGCACGCCCGTCGCCCTGTCCGCCCGCGACGTGCACCGGTTCGACGTGCAGACCGGTGTACGCCTCGCCGACTCGGCCTAG
- a CDS encoding carbohydrate ABC transporter permease has product MSTARTGVRPLQVLRLAFLTAAFVFVLFPIAWVALASFKTPEQMSEPFLIAFTPSLANWQAVFDSGVFAAAGRSALVGVITVAISLVVGSMGAYVIAKYRAGGSLTRFGMLAAQVVPPAVMVFPFLTMAHALRLTDTIVPVIFAHLSFVLPLVTWFLIGFFEAVPASLEEQARVDGFTRWQAFRMVVLPQVFPGIGAAGIFGFTLSWNDLFYGLILAPGNAAILPVAIANFNTFRGVQIGTMSAAIMIAIIPVVVASFFIQRRLVQGISGGAVKY; this is encoded by the coding sequence ATGAGCACAGCTCGCACCGGAGTGCGCCCGTTACAGGTGCTGCGGCTGGCATTTCTGACCGCGGCCTTTGTCTTCGTGCTCTTCCCGATCGCCTGGGTGGCGCTGGCCAGTTTCAAGACACCCGAGCAGATGTCGGAACCCTTCCTCATCGCCTTCACACCCAGCCTGGCCAACTGGCAGGCGGTGTTCGACTCCGGGGTGTTCGCCGCAGCGGGACGCAGCGCGCTGGTCGGTGTGATCACCGTGGCGATCAGCCTGGTGGTGGGCAGCATGGGTGCCTACGTGATCGCCAAGTACCGCGCGGGCGGATCGCTGACCCGTTTCGGGATGCTTGCCGCGCAGGTGGTTCCGCCGGCGGTGATGGTGTTCCCGTTCCTGACCATGGCGCATGCACTGCGGTTGACCGACACCATCGTCCCGGTCATCTTCGCGCATCTGTCCTTCGTCCTGCCGCTGGTGACCTGGTTCCTGATCGGGTTCTTCGAGGCCGTACCCGCGTCGCTGGAGGAGCAGGCTCGCGTGGACGGGTTCACCCGCTGGCAGGCCTTCCGGATGGTGGTGCTGCCGCAGGTGTTCCCGGGGATCGGCGCCGCTGGGATCTTCGGTTTCACGCTGTCCTGGAACGACCTGTTCTACGGGCTGATCCTGGCACCCGGAAACGCCGCGATCCTGCCGGTGGCGATCGCGAACTTCAACACCTTCCGCGGTGTGCAGATCGGCACCATGAGTGCGGCGATCATGATCGCGATCATCCCGGTCGTGGTTGCGAGCTTCTTCATCCAGCGACGCCTGGTCCAAGGGATCAGCGGCGGCGCGGTCAAGTACTAG
- a CDS encoding sugar ABC transporter permease: MNFTRGMLMPLLALFAVAVGFPLCYAAYLSVTDYKLTDRGQPDFVGVANFTSALSNSAFWEAFATTGGYVLIAVSAELVLGFALALALHQQRWAKDLSRAIVLAPMFITPIAVGLIFRFLLNDQIGAVPALLHAVGADYDFFGAGKALLTLAFVDVWQWTPFMVLLILAGLESMPKQPMEAAKVDGAGPVYRLRRVLIPMLAPVLTVAVLLRGLDALRVFEYVYATTRGGPGTETQTLQFYMYLEGIQFFRLAQASAMAFIVLVLVLAVIVVAFRAMERNRAAERSTAR; the protein is encoded by the coding sequence ATGAATTTCACGCGTGGCATGTTGATGCCGTTGCTCGCCCTGTTTGCCGTGGCCGTCGGATTCCCGCTCTGTTACGCGGCGTATCTGTCAGTGACCGACTACAAGCTGACCGATCGCGGCCAGCCCGACTTCGTCGGCGTCGCCAATTTCACCTCCGCCCTGTCCAATTCGGCGTTCTGGGAGGCCTTCGCCACCACCGGCGGCTACGTGTTGATCGCCGTCAGCGCCGAACTGGTGCTCGGTTTCGCCCTGGCGTTGGCCCTGCACCAGCAGCGCTGGGCCAAGGACCTGTCCCGGGCCATCGTGCTGGCGCCGATGTTCATCACTCCCATTGCCGTCGGCCTGATCTTCCGCTTCCTGCTCAATGACCAGATCGGCGCTGTCCCGGCGCTGTTGCACGCCGTCGGTGCCGACTACGACTTCTTCGGCGCCGGAAAGGCATTGCTGACACTGGCCTTCGTCGATGTCTGGCAGTGGACGCCGTTCATGGTTCTGCTGATCCTTGCCGGCCTGGAGTCCATGCCCAAGCAACCCATGGAGGCCGCCAAGGTCGACGGGGCCGGTCCGGTGTACCGGCTGCGCAGGGTTCTCATCCCGATGCTCGCCCCGGTGCTGACGGTGGCGGTGCTGTTGCGGGGCCTGGACGCACTGCGGGTGTTCGAATACGTCTACGCCACCACCCGTGGCGGGCCGGGCACCGAAACCCAGACCCTGCAGTTCTACATGTACCTGGAGGGCATCCAGTTCTTCCGGCTGGCCCAGGCCAGTGCGATGGCCTTCATCGTGCTGGTACTCGTGCTGGCCGTCATCGTGGTGGCCTTCCGTGCCATGGAGCGCAACCGCGCGGCGGAACGGAGCACAGCCCGATGA
- a CDS encoding sugar ABC transporter substrate-binding protein: MKIPTSRWLTAIIAATSLTLAGCAGSGGSGEQSSSGVGDVPTDTNATVRVLMENVPDTDIVKGLVGQFNQKYPGIKVEIETMTFDQMRDRLVSSFQASEPAYDLIVVDNPWMDDFADAGFLEPLNDRIAATTDYRPDDFFDSLTEITDVEGTTYGVPFYNYALGYIYNTGDLTAAGLSAPTDLDALVSTSQRLKTPERAGIAMQPQRGYKIFEEWANWLFAAGGSIYGSDGKPTLDTPEAARALEAYIETYRTAAPANSLSWGFDEAFRSVSGGNAASMIGYNWNLPALNDPEGASGPRAGQFALAPIPGGKSALGLWSWAIPANSGAADAAWAFASWVTSPDIDAERVADGGAVIRQSSLTNQKVLSDGYGADYYKTVGEILADASPLTQGKGGEEMIQAVGTELNDAAAGNKSVADALRDAQAAAERIQQ; the protein is encoded by the coding sequence ATGAAAATACCGACCTCGCGCTGGTTGACCGCGATCATCGCCGCCACCAGCCTCACCCTCGCCGGCTGCGCAGGCAGCGGCGGCTCCGGCGAGCAGAGCTCCTCCGGCGTGGGCGATGTGCCCACCGACACCAACGCCACCGTGCGGGTGCTGATGGAGAACGTCCCGGATACCGATATCGTCAAAGGCCTTGTCGGACAGTTCAATCAGAAGTATCCCGGTATCAAGGTCGAGATCGAGACCATGACGTTCGACCAGATGCGCGACCGGCTGGTGTCCTCCTTCCAGGCCTCCGAGCCGGCCTACGACCTGATCGTGGTGGACAACCCGTGGATGGACGATTTCGCTGACGCCGGCTTCCTGGAGCCGCTGAACGACCGTATCGCCGCCACCACCGACTACCGGCCGGACGACTTCTTCGACTCGCTGACCGAGATCACCGATGTCGAGGGCACCACCTACGGTGTGCCGTTCTACAACTACGCCCTCGGCTACATCTACAACACCGGTGATCTCACTGCCGCCGGGCTGAGCGCACCGACCGATCTGGACGCGCTGGTCTCCACCTCACAACGCCTGAAGACCCCCGAACGCGCCGGTATCGCGATGCAACCCCAGCGCGGTTACAAGATCTTCGAGGAATGGGCCAACTGGTTGTTCGCGGCGGGCGGCTCGATCTACGGCTCCGACGGCAAGCCCACCCTGGACACCCCCGAGGCCGCCCGCGCGCTGGAGGCCTATATCGAGACCTACCGGACCGCCGCCCCTGCCAACAGCCTGTCCTGGGGTTTCGACGAGGCATTCCGTTCGGTCTCCGGTGGCAACGCGGCCTCGATGATCGGCTACAACTGGAACCTGCCCGCGCTCAACGATCCCGAGGGTGCCTCCGGCCCGCGAGCCGGCCAGTTCGCGCTGGCTCCCATCCCCGGCGGCAAATCCGCACTCGGGCTGTGGAGCTGGGCCATTCCGGCCAACTCCGGTGCCGCCGACGCGGCGTGGGCGTTCGCCTCCTGGGTGACCTCGCCGGATATCGACGCCGAACGCGTCGCCGACGGTGGTGCGGTCATCCGGCAGAGCTCGCTGACCAACCAGAAGGTGCTGTCCGACGGTTATGGTGCCGACTACTACAAGACCGTCGGTGAGATCCTGGCCGACGCGTCGCCGCTCACCCAGGGCAAGGGCGGCGAGGAGATGATCCAGGCTGTCGGCACCGAGCTCAACGATGCCGCCGCCGGGAACAAGAGCGTCGCCGACGCCCTGCGCGACGCGCAGGCAGCAGCGGAGCGGATCCAGCAGTGA
- a CDS encoding SDR family NAD(P)-dependent oxidoreductase, whose protein sequence is MTTLDNPTNQTAVVTGAGSGIGRAIATTLAERGWRVVVSDIDAAAAEQTRAGLTGSGHEASRLDVTDAAAASALADDVADRLGLHAWVSNAGISAMARFVDVSIEQLDRSLDINLKGVFLCGQAAARAMIRTGVNGTIVNTASMAAKQGRVPFLADYVASKFGVLGLTQAMAFELAANDITVNCVCPGFVATPMQSRELEWEATLSGSTPDGVRQSWIDATPLGRLQTPDDVARAVAFLVSEDARFITGEALSVNGGAYMD, encoded by the coding sequence ATGACCACCCTCGACAACCCCACCAACCAGACCGCCGTCGTCACCGGCGCCGGCTCGGGGATCGGCCGGGCCATCGCCACCACCCTCGCCGAGCGCGGATGGCGGGTGGTGGTCTCCGATATCGATGCCGCGGCCGCCGAGCAGACCCGTGCAGGTCTCACCGGGTCCGGGCACGAGGCTTCCCGCCTCGATGTCACCGATGCCGCCGCCGCCTCCGCCCTGGCCGACGATGTGGCCGACCGCCTCGGCCTGCACGCATGGGTCAGCAATGCCGGCATCTCGGCGATGGCCCGTTTCGTCGACGTCTCGATCGAACAGCTCGACCGCAGCCTGGACATCAATCTCAAGGGCGTGTTCCTGTGCGGGCAGGCAGCCGCCAGGGCGATGATCCGGACCGGGGTCAACGGGACGATCGTCAACACCGCGTCGATGGCCGCCAAACAGGGCCGGGTGCCCTTCCTCGCCGACTATGTCGCTTCCAAGTTCGGCGTGCTCGGCCTCACCCAGGCGATGGCCTTCGAATTGGCGGCCAACGACATCACGGTCAACTGTGTGTGCCCCGGCTTTGTGGCCACCCCGATGCAGAGCCGCGAGCTGGAATGGGAGGCCACCCTCAGCGGCTCCACCCCCGACGGGGTGCGCCAGTCCTGGATCGACGCCACCCCGCTGGGCCGCCTGCAAACCCCCGATGACGTGGCACGGGCGGTGGCCTTCCTGGTCTCCGAGGACGCCCGCTTCATCACCGGCGAAGCACTGTCCGTCAACGGCGGTGCCTACATGGACTGA
- a CDS encoding FGGY-family carbohydrate kinase, with translation MPEFTIGIDIGTTGTKTVLVDIARARIIAQATHESRLFSDAPGHAEADPAQWLRNVHAGIREVLAESGVASDRIAALSTTGMVPAVIAVDRDGAPIRRALLQNDARATAEIVELKNTLDDATVLRATGSAITQQSVAPTALWLQHHEPQHWAATAHLVGSYDWALMALGAPAHVELNWALESGLGTVEGERFEPMYTAAGLSPELVPAVLAPGTQAGELSAAAAAATGLNAGLPLIVGGADHVLSAYAAGINTAGDWLVKLGGAGDILAAADTPVIDARLYLDAHPVPGRWLPNGCMATSGSLIRWFQTLSGGIDLVALDDEADTRNPAEILCLPYFLGEKSPLHDPDLRGAFVGLDLAHTRADMYRSVLEAIAFGFKHHTEVFAAMGVGLQRALVTNGGSKSVLWKQILADVLDTPLSPVVGHPGASLGAAVIAAVGTGLLDGWDSTAKFQTLGEPVLPNPKNVDRYAEAYTQWRELGDVLTPISHRIARKARP, from the coding sequence ATGCCGGAGTTCACCATCGGCATCGATATCGGCACCACCGGCACCAAGACCGTGCTCGTCGACATCGCTCGCGCACGCATCATCGCCCAGGCGACCCACGAGAGCCGGCTGTTCTCGGACGCCCCGGGCCATGCCGAGGCCGATCCCGCCCAATGGCTGCGCAATGTCCATGCCGGAATCCGCGAGGTGCTGGCCGAGTCCGGTGTCGCCAGCGATCGCATCGCCGCGTTGTCCACCACCGGTATGGTCCCGGCCGTCATCGCGGTCGATCGCGACGGCGCACCAATACGGCGGGCCCTGCTACAGAACGACGCCCGCGCCACCGCCGAGATCGTCGAGCTGAAGAACACCCTGGACGACGCGACGGTCCTGCGCGCTACCGGTTCGGCCATCACCCAGCAATCGGTGGCGCCGACGGCATTGTGGCTGCAACACCACGAGCCGCAGCACTGGGCGGCCACCGCCCATCTCGTCGGCTCCTACGACTGGGCATTGATGGCGCTCGGCGCCCCCGCCCACGTCGAGCTGAACTGGGCGCTGGAGTCCGGGCTGGGCACCGTCGAGGGTGAGCGCTTCGAACCGATGTACACCGCGGCGGGGTTGTCCCCCGAGCTGGTGCCCGCGGTACTGGCGCCGGGTACCCAGGCCGGCGAACTGAGCGCCGCGGCCGCCGCGGCCACCGGACTGAATGCCGGACTTCCGCTCATCGTCGGCGGCGCCGATCACGTCCTCTCGGCCTACGCCGCGGGCATCAACACCGCAGGCGACTGGCTGGTCAAACTCGGCGGTGCCGGGGATATCCTGGCCGCCGCCGATACACCGGTCATCGACGCCCGGCTCTACCTCGATGCCCATCCGGTACCGGGCCGCTGGCTGCCCAACGGATGCATGGCCACCAGCGGCAGCCTGATCCGCTGGTTCCAGACGCTGTCCGGCGGTATCGACCTGGTCGCCCTCGACGATGAGGCCGACACCCGCAATCCGGCCGAAATCCTCTGCCTTCCCTACTTTCTCGGCGAGAAGAGCCCGCTGCACGATCCCGACCTGCGTGGCGCGTTCGTCGGCCTGGACCTGGCACACACCCGCGCCGACATGTACCGCTCGGTCCTGGAGGCGATCGCCTTCGGCTTCAAGCACCACACCGAAGTCTTCGCCGCCATGGGTGTCGGGTTGCAGCGTGCGCTGGTGACCAACGGCGGCAGTAAATCGGTGCTGTGGAAGCAGATCCTCGCCGATGTCCTCGACACACCGCTGTCGCCCGTCGTCGGGCACCCCGGTGCCTCACTCGGTGCGGCCGTCATCGCCGCGGTCGGCACGGGACTGCTGGACGGCTGGGACAGCACCGCGAAGTTCCAGACCCTCGGCGAGCCCGTCCTGCCCAACCCGAAGAACGTCGACCGATACGCCGAGGCCTACACCCAATGGCGCGAACTCGGCGACGTGCTCACCCCGATATCCCACCGCATCGCCCGAAAGGCCCGGCCATGA
- a CDS encoding BtpA/SgcQ family protein, whose product MTSWLDDVFGVQKPVIAMLHLAALPGDPGFDSAAGIKAVVERAKQELDALQSGGVDGVMVSNEFSLPYLTKTEPITAITMARVIGELLGDFTVPYGVNVLWDGRASIDLAVATGAQWVREIFTGVYASDFGLWDTNVGEVARHRARIGGAGVKLLFNIVPESAVYLAQRDLASVTATTVFATKPDAICVSGLTAGASTDTQALRVVKDNAGAVPVFVNTGVRAHNAAEQLSIADGAVVGTYFKEDGKFENRAVASRAAELMDAVKEFRTSL is encoded by the coding sequence ATGACCAGTTGGCTCGATGACGTATTCGGCGTGCAGAAGCCGGTAATCGCCATGCTGCACCTGGCCGCGCTGCCCGGCGACCCCGGATTCGACTCGGCGGCCGGGATCAAGGCCGTGGTCGAGCGCGCGAAGCAAGAGTTGGATGCGCTGCAGTCCGGCGGTGTCGACGGCGTCATGGTCTCCAACGAGTTCAGCCTGCCGTACCTGACCAAGACCGAGCCGATCACGGCGATCACGATGGCCCGGGTGATCGGCGAGCTGCTCGGGGACTTCACGGTGCCCTATGGCGTCAACGTGCTGTGGGACGGCCGGGCGTCGATCGATCTGGCGGTGGCCACCGGCGCACAGTGGGTGCGCGAGATCTTCACCGGCGTATACGCCAGCGATTTCGGACTCTGGGACACCAACGTCGGTGAGGTGGCCCGGCATCGGGCCCGCATCGGCGGTGCCGGCGTGAAGCTGTTGTTCAACATCGTGCCGGAGTCCGCGGTGTACCTGGCCCAGCGGGACCTGGCCTCGGTCACGGCCACCACCGTCTTCGCGACCAAGCCGGACGCGATCTGCGTCTCCGGTCTGACCGCCGGTGCCTCGACCGACACCCAGGCATTGCGGGTGGTCAAGGACAACGCCGGAGCGGTACCGGTTTTCGTCAACACCGGGGTGCGCGCCCACAATGCGGCCGAACAGCTGTCGATCGCCGACGGTGCGGTCGTCGGCACGTACTTCAAGGAGGACGGCAAGTTCGAGAACCGCGCTGTGGCGTCGCGGGCCGCCGAATTGATGGACGCGGTCAAGGAATTCCGTACCTCGTTATGA
- a CDS encoding inositol monophosphatase family protein yields MSEDLRLLAIEAARHGAAVCMQHWGAQVPITTKAAAGDVVTAVDTAAEQTVREILLAARPDDGVLGEELAEQIGTGPVQWVVDPLDGTTNYVRRLPFFGTSVAARSRVDGSWLAGAVCAPALGTTWSAAKGYGARVDSGGGEVSLPLPLMESSVRLLGTGLSYDPGHRRRQLRDLGAVMTGYTDMRRFGAAALDLCLLAQGSLDAFVEDDLAVHDWAAGALIAEEAGVTVARAEDGGVSARRR; encoded by the coding sequence ATGAGCGAGGACTTGCGGCTCCTGGCGATCGAGGCGGCGCGCCACGGCGCAGCGGTATGCATGCAGCACTGGGGTGCGCAGGTACCCATCACCACCAAGGCAGCCGCGGGTGACGTGGTGACCGCGGTGGACACCGCCGCCGAACAGACCGTCCGGGAGATCCTGCTCGCGGCCCGTCCCGATGATGGTGTGCTCGGTGAGGAACTGGCCGAACAGATCGGTACGGGGCCGGTTCAGTGGGTCGTCGACCCGCTCGATGGGACGACGAATTACGTTCGGCGCCTGCCGTTCTTCGGTACCTCGGTGGCGGCGCGTTCACGAGTGGACGGGTCCTGGTTGGCCGGCGCGGTGTGCGCGCCGGCCCTGGGCACCACCTGGAGCGCGGCAAAAGGGTATGGCGCCCGGGTCGATTCGGGTGGCGGCGAAGTCTCGCTGCCACTACCGCTCATGGAGTCCTCGGTGCGACTGCTCGGCACCGGGCTGTCGTATGACCCGGGCCACCGGCGCCGCCAGCTTCGCGATCTGGGGGCGGTGATGACCGGGTACACGGATATGCGCCGCTTCGGGGCCGCCGCACTCGACCTGTGCCTGCTGGCCCAGGGCAGCCTCGACGCCTTCGTCGAAGATGATCTGGCAGTGCACGATTGGGCCGCCGGTGCGCTCATCGCCGAGGAGGCCGGCGTGACGGTGGCGCGGGCCGAGGATGGCGGGGTCTCAGCGCGTCGACGCTGA
- a CDS encoding DeoR/GlpR family DNA-binding transcription regulator produces the protein MTAGLSAHARRAAIAARIHTDREVDFATLAGEFDVSEMTIRRDIERLEEQGIARRVLGGAIAYGGKSTEPSFDARAADSADEKLHIAHAVADLLRPRETVILDSGSTVLAVARAVKGRNLGLTVITPSVLVAVELADEPDTTILLTGGKVRPGELSLIGAEAEDFYLRYNCDTYVMGIAGVDGKRGASEYHREEGNVKQAAMRSADRVIVAADASKLGRVQLINVAPVSAISILVTDGPSSHPTVEALRASGVSVVCVNAERSASTR, from the coding sequence ATGACCGCCGGCCTCAGCGCGCACGCCCGGCGGGCGGCCATCGCCGCCCGGATCCACACCGACCGTGAGGTCGACTTCGCCACGCTGGCGGGCGAATTCGACGTCTCGGAGATGACGATCCGCCGCGATATCGAGCGGTTGGAGGAACAGGGCATCGCCCGCCGCGTCCTCGGTGGCGCCATCGCCTACGGCGGCAAATCCACCGAACCGTCCTTCGATGCGCGCGCCGCCGACTCCGCCGACGAAAAACTGCACATCGCCCATGCGGTGGCCGATCTGCTGCGCCCCCGCGAGACGGTGATCCTCGACAGCGGCAGCACGGTGCTGGCGGTGGCCCGCGCCGTCAAGGGCCGCAATCTCGGCCTGACGGTGATCACCCCCAGCGTGCTGGTCGCCGTCGAACTGGCCGACGAACCGGACACCACGATCCTGCTGACCGGCGGCAAGGTGCGCCCCGGTGAGCTGAGCCTGATCGGCGCCGAAGCCGAGGACTTCTATCTGCGCTACAACTGCGACACCTACGTCATGGGGATCGCCGGTGTCGACGGAAAGCGCGGAGCCTCCGAATATCACCGCGAGGAAGGCAACGTCAAGCAGGCCGCCATGCGGTCGGCGGACCGGGTGATCGTCGCCGCCGACGCGTCCAAGCTCGGGCGGGTGCAGTTGATCAATGTCGCACCGGTGTCGGCGATCTCGATCCTGGTCACCGATGGACCGTCGTCCCATCCGACCGTGGAGGCATTGCGCGCGTCGGGGGTCTCCGTGGTGTGTGTCAACGCCGAACGTTCAGCGTCGACGCGCTGA
- a CDS encoding heme A synthase — protein MAVGRLFLRLVDMLPMPSLGTQRIAAFLVILTQGGIAVTGAIVRVTASGLGCPTWPQCFPGSFTPVPHPEVPGIHQAVEFGNRMLTFLVVLTAAAAVIAVTRARRRREVLCYAWLMPASTVLQAVIGGITVLTGLLWWTVAIHLLVSMAMVWLAVLLFAKIGEPDDGTPTAVVPRPLRQLTALSGLALSAVLVTGTMVTGAGPHAGDKSPERPVPRLEVEITTLVHMHSTLLIGYLSLVVGLGFALLAVGAPRPVRIRLVAVVVLVIAQGALGAVQFFTGVPEALVALHVAGAGACTAATAALWASMRERRTIPAPKPVAA, from the coding sequence GTGGCTGTCGGACGACTCTTCCTGCGACTTGTCGACATGCTGCCGATGCCCAGCCTGGGCACCCAGCGCATCGCGGCCTTCCTGGTCATCCTGACCCAGGGCGGAATCGCCGTCACCGGTGCCATCGTGCGTGTCACGGCGTCGGGTCTGGGCTGCCCGACCTGGCCGCAGTGTTTTCCGGGGAGTTTCACCCCGGTGCCACATCCCGAGGTGCCCGGCATCCACCAGGCGGTGGAATTCGGTAATCGGATGCTGACCTTCCTGGTGGTGCTCACCGCGGCGGCCGCGGTCATCGCCGTGACCCGTGCCCGCCGCCGCCGTGAGGTCCTCTGCTATGCGTGGCTGATGCCGGCCTCCACGGTCCTGCAGGCGGTCATCGGCGGTATCACCGTGCTCACCGGATTGCTGTGGTGGACCGTGGCGATCCACCTGCTGGTGTCGATGGCGATGGTCTGGCTTGCGGTGTTGTTGTTCGCCAAGATCGGCGAACCCGATGACGGCACACCGACCGCGGTGGTGCCCAGACCGCTGCGGCAGCTGACGGCACTGAGCGGGCTGGCACTCTCGGCGGTCCTGGTGACCGGAACGATGGTCACCGGCGCGGGCCCGCACGCCGGCGACAAGAGCCCCGAGCGACCGGTACCCCGCCTGGAGGTGGAGATCACCACGCTGGTGCACATGCACTCCACCCTGCTGATCGGTTATCTGTCGCTGGTGGTGGGGCTGGGCTTCGCCCTGCTTGCCGTCGGCGCACCGCGGCCGGTGCGGATCCGGTTGGTCGCGGTCGTCGTGCTGGTGATCGCCCAGGGCGCGCTGGGCGCCGTGCAGTTCTTCACCGGTGTCCCGGAGGCACTCGTCGCGCTGCACGTGGCCGGAGCGGGCGCCTGCACGGCCGCCACCGCGGCGCTGTGGGCGTCGATGCGAGAGCGGCGGACCATCCCGGCGCCGAAACCCGTTGCGGCCTGA
- a CDS encoding DUF429 domain-containing protein, translating into MITLGVDGWKGGWVGIELRDGRYRGAHVDPRLAALIAAVPDARVVGVDIPLGLLDDAVRTSDRAAQRRLGARSSSLFLMPPRPVFDAPDHAAACVTAREITGAGISIQTWGLRQKFLEAEALHADSALPLFEVHPELSFREMGLTTEDGKKKSWRGQRARLRVLARHGIDIPEDLGAAAGVPADDVLDAAAAAWSAQRIATGVAFSLPDPPQLDSRGRPLAIWC; encoded by the coding sequence GTGATCACCCTTGGTGTCGACGGCTGGAAGGGCGGCTGGGTCGGCATCGAGCTGCGGGACGGCCGTTATCGCGGGGCACATGTCGACCCGCGTCTGGCCGCACTCATCGCGGCGGTGCCCGATGCCCGGGTGGTCGGCGTCGACATTCCGCTGGGTCTGCTCGACGACGCGGTGCGGACCTCCGACCGGGCGGCCCAGCGCCGACTGGGCGCGCGGTCGTCGAGTCTGTTCCTGATGCCGCCGCGGCCGGTGTTCGATGCACCCGACCATGCAGCCGCGTGCGTGACGGCAAGAGAAATCACCGGAGCCGGGATCAGCATCCAGACCTGGGGTCTACGGCAGAAATTCCTGGAAGCCGAGGCGCTGCACGCCGATTCCGCGCTACCGCTGTTCGAGGTACATCCCGAGCTGTCCTTCCGCGAGATGGGTCTGACGACCGAGGACGGCAAGAAGAAGAGCTGGCGTGGTCAGCGGGCCCGATTGCGTGTGCTGGCCCGGCACGGGATCGATATCCCCGAGGACCTCGGCGCCGCCGCGGGCGTCCCCGCCGATGACGTGCTCGATGCGGCCGCCGCCGCGTGGAGTGCGCAGCGCATCGCGACAGGGGTGGCGTTCAGCCTCCCCGACCCGCCGCAACTCGATTCGCGGGGGCGACCACTGGCGATCTGGTGTTGA